Genomic segment of Streptococcus australis:
GGGTTTCCCTCACGGATAATATCTTTCATATCAATCAAATGAGCAGCTTTTGTAATACGTTCTATAGCAGACATTTTCTCTCCTTTCATTACCTCTACATGATAACACAAAATAGGCGAGAAAGAAAGTCGTAGAAGTTTCTAAAAAATAATATAATAAACGATATTCCCCTTTTGTCTGTGGTATAATTAAAGAAAAGACTTGCATCAAGAAGCAAGGAGGGATAAAGATGGAAAAGCGACAAGATAGACGGTCTCGTGGTTCTCTTTATGGGGTGTTGAGAACTAGTGTTGGTTTCTTTCGAAATTATAAATCTTGGACCAATGCCCAGTTTATTACGGTATTGCTACTTGCAGTTGCCTTGTCCATGGGATTGAACTTGCTGGTTCGAGCAGTACAAGGTAACAAGACAACAAGTTCTAACAGTCAGACTACAACATCTAGTCAATCCAAGGAAAATCAGACTGGTGAAACGACAGCGCGTATCATGGCAAATGGTGATCTTCTCTACCATATACCCATCTACCGAACAGCTCTAAAAGAAGACGGGACCTATGATTTCCATGAAAATTTTGAGTATGTCAAACCTTGGCTCAAGCAAGCGGATTTGGTGATTGGCGACTTTGAAGGAACTGTGAACAAGGACCACTATTTGGCAGGTTATCCTCTTTTTAATGCACCTGGTGAGGTGATGGATGCGATTAAGGATGCAGGCTATCAGGTTTTAGATCTAGCTCACAATCACATCCTAGATTCACAGATAGAGGGAGTAGTTTCAACGGCTCAAGCTATTGAAAAGGCTGGAATGACACCCATCGGAGTCTACACACATGAATCCCGAGACCAAGCACCTATAGTCATCAAGGAAGTCAATGGTATCAAGGTAGCTCTCCTGGCCTATTCCTACGGTTTTAATGGCATTGAGCAGTATATCTCTCAAGAGGACTATAATCGCTATCTTTCTGATTTGAACGAAGATAAGATGAAGGCAGAAATCGAGCGTGCAGAGAAGGAAGCAGATATTACTGTCATCATGCCTCAGATGGGAATTGAGTATCAGCTAGAACCAACGGAAGAACAGAAAACACTGTACCACAAGATGATTGACTGGGGAGCTGATATTATCTTTGGAGGGCATCCTCACGTCGTTGAACCTGCTGAAACAGTTGAAAAAGATGGTGACAAAAAACTGATCATCTACTCCATGGGAAATTTCCTCTCAAATCAACGTATTGAAACCATGCAAGACGAGGAAAATGCCAAGTGGACAGAGCGCGGTGTTCTCATGGATGTGACTATTAAGAAAAAAGATGGTAAGACAAGGATTGAAACTGCCAAAGCGCATCCGACTTGGGTTAATCGAACACCTAAAGGAACTTACTCTCCAGAAGGCTATCCGCTCTTCCTCTATCAAACCTATATCCTAGAGGACTTCATTGAGGGGGGCAGTCACCGTGACAAGTTGGATGAGGCGACCAAGGAACGAATTGACACGGCCTATAAAGAAATGAATGAACATGTAGGGTTGAAATGGTAGGCGCTCACCCTAAAGGAGACGAGATGACGATTAAGATTATTGCGACAGATATGGATGGAACCTTGCTGGATCCGAGAGGCCAGCTGGATCTGCCCCGCTTGGAAAAGATTTTAGATCAGCTGGATCAGCGGGGCATCCGTTTTGTCATTGCGACGGGAAATGAAATCCATCGTATGAGAGAACTATTGGGACACTTGGCGAGTAGAGTTGTCCTAGTCGTTGCCAATGGGGCGCGAATTTTTGAAAACAATAAACTGATTCAAGCTCAGACCTGGGATGATGCTATGGTTGACACGGCTTTAGTTCATTTTAAGGGGAGAGAGTGCCGAGATCAGTTCGTCGTAACTGGTATGAATGGTGGTTTTGTCAAGGAAGGAACTGTTTTTACAGAACTTGATAAATTTATGACTCCAGAGATGATTGAAAGACTTTATCAACGAATGAATTTTGTGGAAGACTTGCACACAGACCTCTTCGGTGGAGTGTTAAAGATGAGCATGGTTGTTGGAGAGGAACGCTCTAGTTCTGTTTTGCAGGAAATCAATGACCTATTTAATGGACGCGTAAGAGCTGTTTCCAGCGGTTATGGGTGCATTGACATACTCCAAGCTGGGATTCACAAGGCCTGGGGATTGGAAGAATTACTCAAGCGCTGGAATTTGAAATCGGAACAAATCATGGCCTTTGGTGATAGCGAAAACGATGTCGAAATGCTAGAGCTGGCTGGAATTGCCTATGCGATGCAAAATGCAGCTGATGAGGTCAAGGCAGTTGCGACTGCCCTAGCACCAGCTAACAGCCAGGCAGGTGTTTATCAAGTTCTAGAGAATTGGTTAGAGAAAGAGGGATAAGGTGGCAGTACAGTTATTAGAGAATTGGCTCTTAAAGGAGCAGGAAAAAATTCAAACCAAGTATCGTGAATTGAATCAAGTATCTGTTCTAGAGCCATATATCATCTTTATTGGTGATTCGATAGTGGAGTATTACCCTCTTCAAGAGTTGTTTGGGGTTGCCAAGACGATTGTTAATCGTGGTATCCGAGGCTATCAGACGGGACTTTTGCTAGAGAATCTTGATGCCCATCTTTATGGTGATGCTGTGGATCAAATTGTTCTCTTAATTGGGACAAATGATATCGGAAAAGATGTTCCTATGAATGAATCCTTGGATAATCTTGAGCGTGTGATTCAATCGATTAACCGAGATTATCCGCTGTCACAAATAAAGCTCCTTTCCATTTTGCCAGTCAATGAAGGAAAAGAATACAAGCAGACAGTTTATATCCGAACCAATGAAAAGATTAGAGAATGGAATCAAGCCTATGAGGCTCTAACATCCGCCTATATGCAGGTAGATTTTGTGCCTGTTTATGATAGTTTGATAGATTCAGAAGGACAGCTTCAATCAGCCTATACAACGGATGGTCTCCATCTAAGTGTAGCCGGTTATCAAGTCCTATCGGAAGCCTTAAAAGAGTATCTTTTCTAAAGAGGTGGCTTGATTTTGCATTTTTGATTTAGATAAGGTATAATGGTTTTATTGTCTTTTGGGGTCGTTACGGATTCGACAGGCATTATGAGGCATATTTTGCAACCCGTGTGGCGACGTAAACGCTCAGTTAAATATAACTGCAAAAAATAACACTTCTTACGCTCTAGCTGCCTAAAAACCAGCAGGCGTGACCCGATTTGGATTGCTCGTGTTCAATGACAGGTCTTATGATTAGCGAGATACGATCAAGCCTTGTCTAGTGGTTTGATAAGAGATTAATAGACTCGCAGTTGCTAGGCTTGAGTTATGTGTCGAGGGACTGTTAAAACAATACATAACCTATGGTTGTAGACAAATATGTTGGCAGGTGTTTGGACGTGGGTTCGACTCCCACCGGCTCCATTATTCCTTTGCATTCTTTCGCATTCCTTGGTAAAACGTTGTTAAATCAACGTTTTTTGTTTTTGCCTTTTGTATTCCTTGGTATTCTTTTGCTAAAAAAGGATATAACAAAGGATACAACATTTTTGTCGTATCCTAGAAATCTATATCCTTTTGTTTTATGAAATCATATAGTGTTTGTATTATTTGATTTTTAAATGCTTGCGATAAAAAAACTGCACCGAAATGCAGTTTTTGTTTTTCTACGGAAGACATGGGATTCGAACCCACGCACGCTGTTACACGCCTACCGCGTTTCCAACACGGCCTCTTAAGCCTCTTGAGTAATCTTCCAATACTTACTCAAATAGTCTACCATAAAGCCACTTATCTTGCAATAAAAATTTTGGAAATAAGAAAAAATGATAGAATTTGAAAGAAAATGATAAAAAATGCTTGACTTTGCCGGAAATTGTGCTAGAATAATTAGTGTAAACGATAACAGGAGGTGGTTTGGTGTTAAAAACTGAGCGGAAGCAACTGATTTTAGAGGAGTTAAATCAACATCATGTAGTTTCCCTAGAAAAATTGGTTAGTCTATTAGAAACATCAGAATCGACAGTACGAAGAGATTTGGATGAGTTGGAGGCAGAAAACAAGCTTCGCCGTGTGCATGGTGGAGCAGAATTACCTCACTCCTTGCAGGAAGAAGAAACCATCCAAGAAAAATCTGTCAAAAACCTTCAAGAGAAGAAGTTGCTAGCTCAGAAGGCGGCCTCTCTCATCAAGGAGAAAGATGTTATCTTTATCGATGCTGGCACAACAACTGCTTTTTTAATCAAGGAATTGGTTGATAAGAATATCACAGTTGTGACCAACTCCATTCACCATGCGGCTCAGTTGGTTGAAAAGCAGATTCCAACAGTCATGGTTGGAGGAAGTGTCAAAATGGCAACAGATGCATGTATCGGTGGTGTTGCTCTTAACCAAATCAATCAATTGCACTTTGACCGTGCCTTTATCGGGATGAATGGTGTAGATGATGGCTATTATACGACTCCTGATATGGAGGAGGGAGCCGTTAAGCGTGCTATTTTAGAGAATGCCAAACAAACCTATGTCTTGGTTGATTCGTCAAAGATTGGTCAAACTTGCTTTGCCAAGGTAGCACCTCTCAAACGCGCTATTGTCATCACAAGTCAAGGGCATGAGCTCTTGCAGGCTATTAAGAAGAAAACGGAGGTAATAGAAGTATGATTTATACAGTCACACTCAATCCATCCATTGACTATATCGTGCGCTTGGACCAAGTTCAAGTCGGTAGTGTCAATCGTATGGACAGTGATGATAAGTTTGCTGGTGGGAAAGGAATCAATGTTAGCCGTGTTTTGAAACGCTTGAATATTCCAAATACAGCGACTGGATTTATCGGAGGTTTTACTGGTAAATTTATCACAGATACTCTAGCAGAGGAAGAAATCGAAACTCGATTTGTTCAAGTGGCAGAAGATACGCGCATCAATGTTAAAATCAAAGCAGACCAAGAAACAGAAATCAACGGAACGGGTCCAACCGTCGAACCGGCTCAGCTAGAAGAGTTAAAATCGATTTTAGCAAGTTTGACAGCAGAAGATACGGTTGTGTTTGCGGGTTCGAGTGCTAAGAACCTAGGCAATGTTATCTATAAGGATTTGATTGCTTTGACACGCCAGACTGGTGCGCAAGTGGTTTGTGACTTTGAAGGACAGACCCTGATTGATAGTTTAGACTACCAGCCACTTTTGGTTAAACCAAACAATCACGAACTTGGAGCTATCTTTGGAGTGAAACTCGAAAGTTTAGATGAAATCGAGAAATATGCTCGAGAATTGCTGGCTAAAGGTGCTCAAAACGTTATCATCTCTATGGCTGGCGATGGTGCCCTTCTTGTCACATCTGAAGGAGCTTACTTCGCAAAACCTATCAAGGGAACAGTCAAAAATTCAGTTGGTGCTGGTGACTCTATGGTTGCTGGATTTACCGGTGAATTTGTCAAATCAAAAGACGCAGTAGAGGCCTTCAAATGGGGAGTGGCTTGTGGGACAGCAACTACTTTCTCTGATGACTTGGCAACTGCAGCATTTATAAAAGAAACTTATGAAAAAGTTGAGGTAGAAAAACGATGAAAATTCAAGACCTATTGAGAAAAGATGTCATGTTGCTGGATTTGCAGGCGACTGAAAAAACAGCAGCTATCGAAGAGATGATTCATAGCTTGGTAGATCACGGTTATGTGACGGATTTTGAAACCTTTAAAGAAGGAATCTTAGCGCGTGAAGCTCTAACTTCCACTGGTTTGGGTGACGGAATTGCTATGCCTCACAGTAAAAACTCTGCTGTCAAAGAAGCGACAGTTCTCTTTGCTAAGTCAAACAAGGGTGTTGACTACGAAAGCTTGGATGGGCAAGCAACTGACCTCTTCTTCATGATTGCTGCTCCAGAAGGTGCCAATGATACTCACTTAGCAGCCTTGGCAGAATTGTCTCAATACTTGATGAAAGATGGTTTTGCTGACAAACTTCGTCAAGTAACATCTGCAGATCAAGTTATTGAACTCTTTGACCAAGCTTCAGAAAAAGCTGAGGAGCCTGTTCAAACACCTGCCAATGAATCTGGCGACTTTATCGTAGCTGTTACAGCTTGTACAACAGGTATCGCCCACACTTACATGGCCCAAGAAGCCCTTCAAAAAGTGGCTGCTGAAATGGGTGTTGGAATTAAGGTAGAAACCAACGGTGCCAGCGGTGTTGGGAATCAATTGACTGCAGAGGACATTCGCAAGGCTAAAGCTGTTATCATCGCAGCAGACAAGGCTGTTGAGATGGATCGTTTCGATGGCAAACCATTGATCAATCGTCCAGTTGCAGACGGTATCCGTAAGACAGAAGAGTTGATTAACTTGGCTCTTTCAGGAGATGCTGAAGTTTATCGTGCTGCTAATGGAGCAAAAGCTGCAACAGCATCTAATGAAAAACAAAGCCTTGGTGGTGCCTTCTACAAACACTTGATGAGTGGTGTATCACAAATGTTGCCATTCGTTATCGGTGGTGGTATCATGATTGCCCTTGCTTTCTTGATCGACGGAGCTTTGGGTGTTCCAAATGAAAATCTTGGCAATCTCGGATCCTACCATGAACTAGCTTCTATGTTCATGAAAATTGGTGGCGCTGCCTTTGGCTTGATGCTCCCAGTCTTTGCAGGTTATGTAGCCTACTCTATCGCTGAAAAACCAGGTTTGGTAGCAGGTTTCGTGGCAGGTGCTATTGCCAAAGAAGGTTTTGCCTTTGGTAAAATCCCTTATGCTGCAGGTGGTGAAGCAACTTCAACTCTTGCAGGTGTCTCATCTGGTTTCCTAGGTGCCCTTGTTGGTGGATTTATCGCAGGAGCCTTGGTTCTTGCTATCAAGAAATACGTTAAAGTTCCTCGTTCACTTGAAGGTGCTAAATCAATCCTTCTCTTGCCACTTCTTGGAACAATCTTGACTGGATTTGTCATGCTAGCTGTTAACATCCCAATGGCAGCAATCAACACTGCTATGAATGACTTCCTAGGCGGTCTTGGAGGAGGTTCAGCTGTCCTTCTTGGTATCGTTCTTGGTGGAATGATGGCTGTTGATATGGGTGGACCAGTCAACAAAGCTGCCTATGTCTTTGGTACAGGTACGCTTGCAGCGACTGTTTCTTCAGGTGGTTCTGTAGCTATGGCGGCAGTTATGGCTGGAGGAATGGTTCCACCACTTGCCATCTTCGTCGCAACTCTTCTTTTCAAAGATAAATTTACCAAAGAAGAACGCAACTCTGGTTTGACAAACATCATCATGGGCTTGTCATTTATCACCGAGGGAGCGATTCCATTTGGTGCCGCTGACCCAGCTCGTGCGATCCCAAGCTTCATCCTTGGTTCTGCGGTGGCAGGCGGACTCGTTGGTCTTGCTGGTATCAAACTCATGGCGCCACACGGAGGAATCTTCGTAATTGCCCTTACTTCAAATGCCCTTCTTTACCTAGTCTTTGTCTTGATTGGTGCAATCGTAAGTGGTGTGGTTTATGGTTACTTACGCAAACCACAAGCATAAAAAAGTATCAAAATAGAAAGATTGTACCCTTTGGTGCAATCTTTTTCTCTGTTCGAAATGGCTGTAAAATATGGTATAATAGAAGAATGGCAAACAAGAATACTACAAAAACAAGACGGAGACCGTCTAAAGCAGAACTTGAAAGAAAACAGGCTATCCAGAGGATGCTGATTTCCTTAGGAATTGCCTTATTGTTGATTATTGCAGCCCTCAAACTTGGTGCGGCGGGTATTACTCTTTATAATCTCATTCGACTGGTGGTCGGAAGTTTGGCCTATGTGGCCATTGGTGCCCTCCTCATCTATCTTTTTCTTTTTAAATGGATACGCAAGAAGGAGGGGCTTCTGTCAGGATTTCTTTGTATCTTTGCTGGCTTGCTCTTGATTTTTGAGGCCTACTTGGTATGGAAATATGGCTTGGAGCAGTCAGTTTTAAAAGGAACCTTGGCTCAAGTTATGACGGACCTGACTGGTATGCGGGTGACGAGCTTTGCTGGTGGAGGCCTGCTTGGTGTTGGACTTTATATCCCCATTGCCTTTCTTTTCTCAAATATCGGATCGTACTTTATTGGAGTTCTTTTGATTCTAGTTGGGGCACTCTTGGTTAGTCCTTGGTCTATTTACGATGTTGCAACCTTTATTGGAGCGCAGTTCAGATCTTTCATGGAAAAACAGGAACAGAGAAAACAGGAACGCTTCATCAAGAGAGAAGAAGAGAAGGCTCGTCAAGAAGCTGAAGAAGCAGCCAGAATTCAGCGAGAACAAGAAGAACAGGATGCATTACCGCTTCCTCCTGTAGATCCTGAAACTGGAGAAATCTTACCAGAAGTACCAGACTACGATCTCTCACCAATTCCTGAGGAAGAATGGATTGAACCGGAGATTATCCTCCCTCAAGCTGGCTTTGAAGTTCCAGATGTGGAAGAAGACTTTGAGGATGAGGAGGTACAGGTCGATTTTTCTACCAAGGAAACCCTTGAGTACAAACTCCCAAGCTTGCAGCTTTTTGCGCCAGATAAACCCAAAGATCAGTCCAAGGAAAAGAAGATTGTTCGAGAAAATATCAAAATCCTAGAAGAAACCTTTGCTAGCTTTGGGATCAAGGTAACGGTTGAACGGGCTGAAATCGGCCCATCTGTTACAAAATATGAAGTCAAACCAGCAGTTGGTGTACGGGTTAACCGCATTTCCAATTTGGCAGACGACTTAGCGCTAGCTCTAGCAGCCAAGGATGTTCGGATTGAGGCTCCTATTCCTGGTAAATCCTTAGTCGGGATTGAGGTTCCTAACTCTGAAATTGCGACCGTTTCCTTCCGTGAGCTCTGGGAACAGTCTCAGACTAAACCAGAAAATCTCCTTGAAATACCTCTAGGTAAGGCTGTCAATGGAACTGCTCGCACCTTTGACCTTTCCAAAATGCCCCACTTACTTGTTGCAGGTTCAACGGGATCAGGGAAGTCAGTCGCAGTTAACGGTATTATCGCCAGCATTCTCATGAAGGCGAGACCAGACCAGGTCAAGTTTATGATGGTGGATCCAAAGATGGTTGAGTTATCCGTTTACAACGACATTCCTCACCTCTTGATTCCAGTCGTAACCAATCCGCGCAAGGCCAGCAAGGCTCTGCAAAAGGTTGTGGATGAGATGGAAAACCGTTATGAACTCTTTGCTAAGGTTGGTGTGCGAAATATCGCTGGTTACAATGCTAAGGTCGAGGAATTTAATAGCCAATCCGAGTACAAACAAGTACCGCTGCCTTTGATTGTTGTCATTGTAGACGAGTTGGCTGACCTCATGATGGTGGCCAGCAAAGAAGTGGAAGATGCCATCATTCGTCTTGGACAGAAGGCGCGTGCTGCAGGGATTCATATGATTCTCGCAACGCAACGCCCATCCGTTGATGTCATCTCTGGTCTCATCAAGGCCAATGTCCCATCTCGTGTAGCTTTTGCAGTTTCATCAGGTACTGATTCACGAACCATCTTGGATGAAAATGGGGCAGAAAAACTGCTTGGTCGAGGAGATATGCTCTTTAAACCAATTGATGAAAATCACCCAGTCCGTCTGCAAGGATCCTTTATCTCGGATGATGATGTCGAACGCATCGTAAACTTTATCAAGGCTCAGGCTGATGCGGACTATGATGAGAGTTTTGACCCAGGTGAGGTTTCTGAAAATGAAGGAGAATTTTCAGATGGTGAAGCTGGTGGCGATCCGCTCTTTGAGGAAGCCAAGGCTCTGGTTATTGAGACGCAGAAAGCCAGTGCTTCCATGATTCAACGTCGTTTGTCAGTTGGATTTAACCGTGCGACCCGCCTGATGGAAGAACTTGAGATGGCAGGTGTTATCGGTCCAGCTGAAGGAACCAAACCGCGAAAAGTATTGCAACAATAAAAAATAGCTTCTTTCCAAGTTTGGAAGGAAGCTATTTTAGTGACTACTGGTTCGTTTTATTTTCTGAACTCGTCGTATTTGACTGTGTACCGCTATCGCTTGTTTCTTTATTTGTAGCAGGTGTAGAAGAGTCCTGAGTTGTTGTTTTCTGCTCTTCTTTTTTCTCCTCTTTCTTGTTGGATTGAGAAGTTTCTTCTTGCGGGGTATTTTCTTTGGTGGATGTGTCGTTCTTGTTTGGAGTAGTGTTCTCCTGAGGAGATTCCTTTTGGATTTCTTTGACAACAGTTGTTTGAGTTGTCGTCGGTTCTTTTTTGTTGTTTTTATTATTATCCATGGCGTTCATGATGGTGATAGTAGCGGTGATCAGACCAAGGATACTACCGATGGTAGCAATCGTTTTTTGAAAGACAGTGAATCCTTTTTTAATGTGTTCTGTTTTTGATTTATTAGAAGTTCTACGATAGTTAGACATGATACTCTCCTTTGATTATGATTTATTATACCTCATTTCTTTAAAAAAATCTTAAAAAAAGAGCAACTTCCCTTTCTTGTCGCAGGTCTCTTTTCGTGATACAATAGAGGGAGTGATTTTAGAAAGCGTGAGAAAACATGATCTACTTTGATAATTCGGCAACGACCAAGCCTTATCCTGAAGCACTTGAGACCTATATGCAGGTCGCTTCAAAAATTGTAGGAAATCCATCCAGTCTCCATCGTTTGGGAGACCAGGCGACACGAATTTTAGATGCTTCCCGGCAGCAAATTGCAGATTTGATTGGCAAGAAAAGTGATGAAATCTTCTTTACCTCTGGCGGAACAGAAGGGGATAACTGGGTCATCAAGGGTGTGGCCTTTGAAAAAGCCCAGTTTGGCAAGCACATCATCGTATCAGCTATTGAGCATCCAGCAGTCAAGGAGTCAGCCCTCTGGCTAAAAAGTCAAGGTTTTGAGGTGGATATTGCCCCAGTTGATGAGAAAGGATTTGTAGATGTCAAGGCTCTAGCAAGTTTGATTCGATCAGATACGATCCTCGTTTCGGTCATGGCAGTTAACAATGAAATCGGCTCTATCCAGCCTATTCAAGCTATTTCAGAACTTTTAGCTGATAAACCAACTATTTCCTTCCATGTGGATGCAGTTCAAGCACTTGCTAAAATTCCGACTGAAAAGTATCTGTCAGAACGAGTGGATTTCGCGACCTTCTCGAGTCATAAGTTCCACGGTGTCAGAGGTGTTGGCTTTGTCTATATCAAGTCTGGAAAGAAGATTACGCCTCTTTTAACTGGTGGTGGTCAAGAGGGAGACTATCGTTCGACAACTGAAAATGTAGCAGGAATTTCCGCGACAGCCAAGGCTCTCCGTTTGGCTATGGAAAAGTTAGATCTCTTTACTAGCAAGGCAGGGCAGATGAAATCAGTCATTCGCCAAGCGCTTTTGGACTATCCAGATATTTTTGTCTTTTCAGATGAGGAAGACTTTGCCCCTCATATCCTGACTTTTGGAATCAAGGGTGTTCGTGGTGAAGTCATTGTTCACGCATTTGAAGACTATGATATTTTCATCTCCACAACCTCTGCTTGTTCATCTAAGGCTGGAAAACCTGCGGGAACCTTGATTGCCATGGGAGTGGACAAGGATAAGGCCCAGTCAGCTGTGCGTCTTAGCCTAGACCTTGAAAATGATATGAGTCAGGTTGAGCAGTTTTTGACCAAGCTAAAATTAATTTACAATCAAACTAGAAAAGTAAGATAGGAGCATTCATGCAGTATTCAGAAATTATGATTCGCTACGGAGAGTTGTCAACTAAGGGCAAAAACCGTATGCGTTTCATCAATAAACTTCGCAATAATATTTCGGGCGTTTTGTCCATCTATCCCCAAGTTAAGGTAACTGCCGATCGCGACCGTGCCCACGTTTACCTCAATGGAGCCGACTACACAGCAGTTGCAGAATCTCTCAAACAAGTCTTCGGGATTCAGAATTTTTCTCCAGTATATAAGGTTGAAAAATCTGTGGAAGTTCTGAAGTCTTCTGTCCAAGAGATTATGACAGATATCTACAAGGAAGGCATGACCTTTAAGATTTCTAGTAAGCGTAGCGATCACAACTTTGAGCTCGATAGTCGTGAACTCAACCAAACACTTGGTGGAGCTGTATTTGAGGCAATTCCAAATGTCCAAGTTCAAATGAAAAATCCTGATATCAATCTTCAGGTGGAGATTCGTGAGGAAGCGGCTTATCTTTCTTATGAAACTATTCGTGGAGCAGGTGGTTTGCCTGTGGGTACTTCTGGTAAGGGGATGCTCATGTTGTCAGGGGGGATTGACTCACCAGTAGCGGGCTATTTGGCTCTCAAGCGTGGGGTAGATATTGAGGCGGTTCACTTTGCTAGTCCACCATATACTAGTCCTGGTGCCCTCAAGAAAGCCCAAGATTTGACACGCAAATTGACCAAGTTTGGTGGCAATATCCAATTTATCGAAGTGCCTTTCACTGAGATTCAAGAAGAAATCAAGGCTAAGGCGCCAGAAGCCTACCTCATGACCTTGACGCGTCGGTTTATGATGCGGATTACCGACCGTATTCGTGAAGTGAGAAAGGGTCTGGTCATTATCAATGGAGAAAGCCTTGGCCAAGTAGCAAGCCAAACCTTGG
This window contains:
- the thiI gene encoding tRNA uracil 4-sulfurtransferase ThiI; the encoded protein is MQYSEIMIRYGELSTKGKNRMRFINKLRNNISGVLSIYPQVKVTADRDRAHVYLNGADYTAVAESLKQVFGIQNFSPVYKVEKSVEVLKSSVQEIMTDIYKEGMTFKISSKRSDHNFELDSRELNQTLGGAVFEAIPNVQVQMKNPDINLQVEIREEAAYLSYETIRGAGGLPVGTSGKGMLMLSGGIDSPVAGYLALKRGVDIEAVHFASPPYTSPGALKKAQDLTRKLTKFGGNIQFIEVPFTEIQEEIKAKAPEAYLMTLTRRFMMRITDRIREVRKGLVIINGESLGQVASQTLESMQAINAVTNTPIIRPVVTMDKLEIIDIAQEIDTFEISIQPFEDCCTIFAPDRPKTNPKIKNAEQYEKRMDVEGLVERAVAGIMITEITPQAEKDEVDDLIDNLL
- a CDS encoding cysteine desulfurase family protein; translation: MIYFDNSATTKPYPEALETYMQVASKIVGNPSSLHRLGDQATRILDASRQQIADLIGKKSDEIFFTSGGTEGDNWVIKGVAFEKAQFGKHIIVSAIEHPAVKESALWLKSQGFEVDIAPVDEKGFVDVKALASLIRSDTILVSVMAVNNEIGSIQPIQAISELLADKPTISFHVDAVQALAKIPTEKYLSERVDFATFSSHKFHGVRGVGFVYIKSGKKITPLLTGGGQEGDYRSTTENVAGISATAKALRLAMEKLDLFTSKAGQMKSVIRQALLDYPDIFVFSDEEDFAPHILTFGIKGVRGEVIVHAFEDYDIFISTTSACSSKAGKPAGTLIAMGVDKDKAQSAVRLSLDLENDMSQVEQFLTKLKLIYNQTRKVR